The Wansuia hejianensis genomic interval TATCGTATGCTCATCCAACGATACAACAAAATTTCGCGTATCAGCGCCGAACAGCATCCTGGCTGTCTCCAGGGCGCCGCTGTCCCTGTGCCCCTTCGTCTCCGCCAGATAGACGGCCCGGCAGGCGTTTTCCTCGATGTGGAGCTTTTTCGCACGCTCTTGAATATCAGTGGCAAGAAGATTGTCCATCAGCAGGTTCTGAATAAAATGGTTCTTATCCAACCGTTCATGATACGCCAGCATCAGGTTCTGAATCTCACTGACAGCAATTCTGCCTGCCATATACGCATCACTGCCTCTCGCAACCAGAACACATTCCGGTACCTGGCCGTTATATACTTTAAAAAAGTGGAAATCCCGAAGAACCTGGCTGTCGGCGGCAGAAGAAAAAAAGACATCAATCTCCAAGCCTGACAGATCATCTCCGGAAAATGTGGAAGCTATCAGGGAACCTTTCCTGTCCCATAGACAAAGATCCACCCGCATAATCTCATGTAATTCTTTCAGTACTTTTTTCAGCATCTGGGCTGAAACCACTCTGTCCACTTCCTTTCCGGCAGAGAATGCCATCGACTGACTTACTGACTCTTTCATTATAATATATTATTTTACCCAAATTATCAAGAAAAGATTGCTGCGGCACAGAGGAGCTGTCACTATAATAGAACGGCTGTGCTGTTTCCATGGTCCGCAATCTAGCCATTGGGATGTGCCGATTAAGTTATCCTATAAATATTGCATCGCCGTCTGAGAAATGATATTATTCTCTTATCTGTTAGGAGGTTATTATGAAAACGACAAGCCAGCTTTTGCCCGGCAAACATAAGCACAGCCTCTGGGGACCCCGCTCTGCTGTAATTGCCGCCATATTAATTTCTATTATATGTTTTATGATCTGGAACACTTCAGGCCTGAAAAAGGCCCTGGATACCAGCACGGAAGAATATGTCTTAGATGTCACTAACCAGCTGACAGGCGAAATTTCCGCGCATATCGAGTCCCTCAAAACAACGCTGACGCTTCTGTCCAAATCTGTTCCTTTTCTTCCAGACGATTCCAGCCTGGAGGAATTTCTTGAAGACACAACAGAGCTTCTCAATTATGATCAACTGGCTGTGATCTGCAGAGACGGGACGGCATTTCCCGGAACCTTTGACCTTCAGAAGCTGCATGACATATCGGGAATCCGGAATTCCTTCAACGGAGAATTCTCCGTAGTTTACACAGAGGGGCAAAATCTCCTTTTTTCAGTCCCGGTCTATGAAGGCAATAAAATCAATCGGGTTCTGGCAGGACTCAGCACTAAAGAAAATGTCCAGGCGCTGATCCAGCCCAAAAGTTTTATGGGCACCGGTTTGTCCTGTATCGTAGACGCATCCGCCAATGTGGTCATTTCACCCACAGAGCTGAAGCCCTTTCTGCAGCTGGACAGCATCTTTCAGTCTGATTCTAATTCTGCCGCGCGCAATGCTCTGATACAGATGAAGGAAGACCTGCAGCAGCAAAAATCCGGTACTTTTCAGTTCCAGGCCGTTGATGGCTCGCATCTGGTTATGTCCTACCAGCCTCTGAACATCAACAACTGGTCTCTTCTCACCCTGGTTCCCGCCGACCTGATTTCCAGCCAGGCAAACAGTTATGTATTCCGGACTTTTTTAATCATCGCAGGAATCACAATTGTATTTACACTGTTTTTGATATCTATTGTTAATTTTTACAGAGCAAACCGCAGACAGCTGGAGAAACTCGCTTTTACAGACCAGCTGACCGGGGGTATGAATGAAGCCGCTTTTCAGATAGGATACCAGCGGCTGATGGAACAGCCACAGCCCCCTGCCTGTGCTGTCGTATTTCTGAACGTAAAAGGTTTCCGGCTGATCAATGAGAATTTCGGCACCCATACAGGGGATCAGACTCTCAGGTATATCTATCAAAAACTTCAGGAGCAGATACGGCCGGGAGAGCTGGCTGCCAAGACAGCCTCTGACTGTTACTTCCTCTGCCTTCTGGAAGACCGTCCCGAGAAGGTTCGTTCCAGGCTGGAGGAACTTGTTGGAAATATTAATTCCTACAATAAAGGGACAGATACCACTTATAACCTTACCATTCGTCAGGGTGTGTATCTGGTCGACGACCCTTCCCTGGACGTAACAATCGTCCAGGACCGGGCGCGGACGGCCTGCCGGCAGCAAAACAGTGATACTTCCTGCGTCTTTTACAGCTCTGAAATGACATTAAAGATGAAGACAGAGTATGAACTCAATTCACTTTTTGAAGCATCACTGGAAAATCAGGATTTTCAGGTATATCTGCAGCCAAAAGTCCGCCTGTCAGACGAAAAAACCGCCGGAGCAGAGGCTCTGGTCCGGTGGATGCATCCACAGCGGGGATTGATCTTCCCTTCAGATTTTATTCCCCTGTTTGAACAAAACGGCAAGATTTGTTCCCTGGATCTATACATTTTCGAGAAAGTATGCATATACCTGAACCGATGCATACAAGAAAAAAAAGATCTGATACCAGTTTCCGTGAACCTCTCACGGGTACATTTTAGGAACCCTAACTTTCTTGAGGCTTTTTGGAAATTGAAAAAGAAATACAAGATTCCTGACGGCCTCATCGAGATAGAATTGACAGAATCAATATTTTTTGATACGTTTCAGCGGCGTCTGGTCAGGGATTCCATAACAGAGATGCACAGATATGGATTCGGCTGCTCGCTCGACGATTTCGGAGTCGGGTACTCCGCGCTGGCACTTCTAAAGGATTTCGATGTGGACACCATTAAGCTGGACCGGCAATTTTTCAGTGATATTACAAATACCAAGGCTCAGAAAATTATTTCCGGATTCATCAGGCTCGCTAAGGACCTGGGTATTCACGTGGTTGCCGAGGGTATCGAGACTCAGGAGCAGATAGATATTCTCCGTAAAGCCAATTGTGAAATGGTCCAGGGTTATTATTTTTCTAAACCACTTACTATATGCGATTTCGAAAAGTGGAGAAGGGGCTCTTGCAAAAGCAGATGAGTTAACTGCTGGAGCAAGGGCTCCTTTTTTTGAGGAAAGAAGAAAAAATTATATATTAAGTCATTTTCTATTCTACCTATTGAAATCGTGAGTGGGAAGGAGTAGACTATTACACGGTATGCTTTTGTGTGTTTGAACCATTGATTTTATTTTTATCACACACAATGCTACAGATAATTTATAAAGAGAAAGGAGAGATTTTTGTGCGGAAATTATTAGGGATTTTTTTAAGTTTTTCCTTGATAATGACGATGTTTTCAACGACTGCATATGCAGAAGAAAATGCAGTTCCGAACGAAAACAATTATTTATCTGAAGAACTTGAAAATAATTCACAATCAGATTTTGTAGAAAGTAAATCAGTAGATGATGAACAAGCACAGAAAAATGTTGAAAAAACAGAAAACTTAATGCAGGAAGAAAATGCAAATCATGCAGTAGAAAAAGAAATTATGAATAGTGTTACTAAAAAAGAAAAAGAAGTAACATATGAAGCTAAGATTGGTGAAACTTTTTATGCTACGTTAAAAGAAGCATTAATGGTTGGTGGTGAAGTAACATTATTAAAAGATGTATCTGTTAATGAAATTATTGAAATTACACAAGATACAACTTTAGATTTAGGAGACTTTACAATTACAGATAATGCCGCAAAAAGACCATTTGTAGTTCGCGCAGAAAATTTTACAATCAAGGCTAATAATGGCGGAATGGTAATTCCAGAATCAAATAACCAAGCCTATGGATTCGTTGAAGCCTATGTTAATAATTTTTCTATTTTAGGTGGTAAATACCAAGGAAATACTGACAACGGAAGATTATTTAGAATTAATACTCCTGAGAGTAAAACAGGAACTATAAATGTTGACGGCATTGTTGTAAATACGAACAATGAAATTATCGGGCACAATGGAACTTATACAAATTACAGTGGTTCAATTAGAAATTCTGAATTTTACACAGGCATGAGATCAATGTATTTTGATATTATTGATACTGCTGAAACAAGTACTATCACAATTGATAACACCAAGGCAGTTATCGCGAGAGGACCTGTT includes:
- a CDS encoding bifunctional diguanylate cyclase/phosphodiesterase; amino-acid sequence: MKTTSQLLPGKHKHSLWGPRSAVIAAILISIICFMIWNTSGLKKALDTSTEEYVLDVTNQLTGEISAHIESLKTTLTLLSKSVPFLPDDSSLEEFLEDTTELLNYDQLAVICRDGTAFPGTFDLQKLHDISGIRNSFNGEFSVVYTEGQNLLFSVPVYEGNKINRVLAGLSTKENVQALIQPKSFMGTGLSCIVDASANVVISPTELKPFLQLDSIFQSDSNSAARNALIQMKEDLQQQKSGTFQFQAVDGSHLVMSYQPLNINNWSLLTLVPADLISSQANSYVFRTFLIIAGITIVFTLFLISIVNFYRANRRQLEKLAFTDQLTGGMNEAAFQIGYQRLMEQPQPPACAVVFLNVKGFRLINENFGTHTGDQTLRYIYQKLQEQIRPGELAAKTASDCYFLCLLEDRPEKVRSRLEELVGNINSYNKGTDTTYNLTIRQGVYLVDDPSLDVTIVQDRARTACRQQNSDTSCVFYSSEMTLKMKTEYELNSLFEASLENQDFQVYLQPKVRLSDEKTAGAEALVRWMHPQRGLIFPSDFIPLFEQNGKICSLDLYIFEKVCIYLNRCIQEKKDLIPVSVNLSRVHFRNPNFLEAFWKLKKKYKIPDGLIEIELTESIFFDTFQRRLVRDSITEMHRYGFGCSLDDFGVGYSALALLKDFDVDTIKLDRQFFSDITNTKAQKIISGFIRLAKDLGIHVVAEGIETQEQIDILRKANCEMVQGYYFSKPLTICDFEKWRRGSCKSR